The sequence below is a genomic window from Lolium perenne isolate Kyuss_39 chromosome 7, Kyuss_2.0, whole genome shotgun sequence.
atccgttttcgatgaactagagcttgtcatgagaataagcacaagctctaaaacatcacatggataaggtacaaataacaaccaagaaagatgatgcaaggatgcaaaggtttgagctctctccgaacgatacgatcgagatactcactcgagagccctcttgatagtacggcaactaaactataaaccggtctccaactacactatgagaccggtgagaaagaaaccctatcaagagcaaaccttatacttgcgcattccacttgagctcgatgacgacgatcttgacctcaacaagatggaacgcctttcttgcttgtgcttgcttgacgaagtcttatggattgctcccccataatccaccatggaagagcttcttcttcggcgcatcttcacataaccatgaccaccatgtggatggcaagactcaagcaaaggatctcttcgagatggctcatcttgaacttgcacttcattcttcattcttcatcatattgatgtcttgaagtaacttgagggctcacttcatcttcatcttcaagacatacttgacacttaatctccttcatcaatttcttcttattgcaaccttgaagccaacaaatggttcaagaattgcatatggacaactcctacaaatataactcaatgcaaacattagtccatagggattgtcattaattaccaaaaccacacatgggggctccatgcactttcagtttgttgggatccgatgaatatggaatactatgttatgttgattatcaatctatcatctatgtgttgtttatgatcttgcatgctctccgttgctagtagaggctctggccaagttgatacttgtaactccaagagggagtaattatgctcgatagtgggttcatgcctccattaaatctgggacagtgacagaaagttctaaggttgtggatgtgctgttgccactaaggataaaacatcaatgctttgtctaaggatatttgtgttgattacattacgcaccatacttaatgcaattatctgttgtttgcaacttaatactggaaggggtgcggatgctaacccgaaggtggaatttttaggcatagatgcatgctggatagcggtctatgtactttgtcgtaatgcccaattgaatttcacactactcatcatgatatgtatgtgcattattatgccctctttatttatcaattgcccaactgtaatttgtttacccaacatgctatttcttatcggagagacacctctagtgaactgtagaccccggtccattcttttacatctgaatacaatctactgcaatacttgttcttactgttcttcgcaaacatcattttccacaccatacatttaatcctttgtttacagcaagccggtgagattgacaacctcactgttaagttggggcaaagtattttgattgtgttgtgcatgttccacgttgtcgctggaatccctggtgttgcgccgcactacactccgtcaccaacaaccttcacgtgttccttgaatcctactggttcgataaaccttggtttcttactaaggggaaacttgctgctgtgctcatcataccttcctcttggagttcccaacggacgagtgctttaccgtcacaaggaacctACTTTGGCGCCGTTGCAATACGTCAACTACGCACAAGCAGCCGGCACCTTCCGCTGATGGAGCATCCTCGTGGCCTACTGCACAATGACGAAGTTGTCCTTGATGCATCGTCCTTTCATGAAGGCGCTCTGGTTGGCGTGGACCAGCTCAGGCATCCGAGGAGCCAATCTGGTGGCGAGAAGCTTGGCGACAAGCTTGCCGAAACTGTGGACGAGGCTGATTGGCCGAAAATCTTTCACCTCTACCGCGCCATCGACGTTGGGGAGGATGGTGAGGAAAGCGGAGTTTAGCCCACCGAACCCCTGATCAGGGCCAAGGAAGATCGCCTGGAGAGCATCTAGCACGTCGGCTTTGACCACCAGCCAGCAGCACTTGTAAAGCTACCATACATGACCTTCCGGTCAACAACTGGTCATCTGCCATGTATCATCCGAACTTTTTAGAGAAAAGAAGTGTATTGGGCAGCTTTTATAAAGCTAGAATGGTCATGTTTCAGTTACACGAGGCATCTTCCATGTGTGTGCCTCAGAAGTTGTTGACCGCAACCCTAATAACTAAGAATCATAAAACAAACAGGGATGTCTAAGTATCTCGAACAAAAGTAACCAGTGTTTGCACAAAAATAATGGTTAGCACGTAAGGGCATGGCCAATGCATAGCCCTAGAGGTGTTGCCTCACAGCTTTATCTTGGTTCGGGTGGTCCAAATTAGGTTCGGATAGGGAGGTAGCCTCTTCATCAGGAAGCAGCCTCTTCAGCCATAAAGTGAAAACTAAGGGCGTGTTTGGTAGACCGGCTCATCTCAGATAATCTCATCCCAACCTAGCCCAAGTAGCTATTTGTTGTTTGTTAGTCCGGCTCGGTCCATCTCAGCTATGCCCAACTCATGCGAAAAAAGGCTCTCAGCCAGGCTGAGTTGCGAAGCTCAAATCGGGCTTCACAACTCGCCCGAGCTCAACTCATCCCGCAAAACACTGTAGTTGGCCCCGCGCACCCCCCCAGACCCCCACCCCCACTTCTTCCTCTCCTCATTTTCCCCCAATTCTTTCTCTCCCATCGGGACTCCATCCCGCCTCCCTCCTCAGGCCGGCGCCCCTCCGCGCCAAGGCCGGCCTCCTGCCGGCGCCGTCCCGCCCCGCCGCGTATCTCCCTCCCGCCGGCGCCGTCCTGCCCCGCCGCATCTtgccctcccgccgccgccgaccctCTCCGTGGCCTCCATCCCTCCGGCCGCCGCCTGCAGGCAGCAGCTCACGCGTCCACGCCCACGCGGGCGCCGCCGCCTTCCGCCGCACTAGCAGCAAGCTCCGCCGCGCCTCCTCGCACCACCTGCAAGCTCCGCCGCCTCGGCCCGACGCGCTCGAGCTTCTCCACGGCCCGACGCGCTCGAGCTCCTCCTGCCCGCGAGCTCCGCGGCAGCTGCGGTTGACCCAGCGCCGCCGCACTAGCTCGGAGACCAGCGCCGCCGCTCTAGCTCCGAGACCAGCGCCGCCACGGACATCTCCACGCGCGACTTCCATGGCCACGGCCAAGCGCCACCGCCGCAGCTCCGAGACCAAGCTCCGGCCAGATGCGGTTGTCCCTATTTcaaggacccgattgcttttttctttttctgtttaggGAGCTCTGTGTAAAATTTTGGATCTTCTTGTAATTTTATATCATCCCTAGGATGTAGATTGCAAGGAAACATATCTCAGGTCATACAAGTGTAACCAAACAACATCTTACCAGAGAATCTCTCAACATATACGGGCTACCAAACATTAACAAAATCTCACCTCAACCTATCTGAGCTCAGCATGTCTCTAGTGAGAAGGAGATGTTGGGGtgacccgggctaccaaacacaccctaagtgaaaatgtgagagagaaagagaaaaacTAAATCAGCTTTGAGAGAAGGGCATATTAATGGGACCACAACATGACATGCATATGTTAAAAGTTTTATCCAAGCCTAGTTGGACACGCTGCCTCCATTGCTCATGCCCTAATATGTACTGCCATCTGCTGCAACCTCCTGCTCATATGTACCAAAGCTACCATATACATCTGCTTCCGGTCAACAACTGGTCATCTGCCATGTATGGTCCAAACTTTTTAGAGAAAAGATGTGTATTGGCCAGCTTTTATAAAGCTAGAATGGCCATGCTGCAGTTACAAGACGCATCTACCATGTGTGTGCCTCAGAAATTGTTGCCTGCAACGCTAACTAAGAATCACAAAACAAACAGGAATGTCTAAGCATCTCGAACAAAAGTAACAACAGTGTTTTCAACAACAAAAAAAGGGTTAGCATGTACTCCAATATGTATTAATTGCTATCTGGTGCAGATCTTAACAACCAACTGGGCACCTGGAAACCATATGCTGGTGAGCGGGAGAAAGGTGATAGGTCCATCAACTCAAACTACAATTATCTGGAGTGCTAACGAACAGTAGGCTCACACAGTCACACACACAATAATCACATGAAATACCTACTACCCAAAGTGATGGGCTCGCTGCAGTCCTTTGGCCACATGATCAGATCGATCTCTTTCAGGACGTCCTCCTTGGTGAACATGCCGATGGACCGCAGGTGCACCGCCTCCTCGCTCTGCCAGGCACCGCCGTTCTGCGCCGCGATGAGCAGCGCGCAGGACATGGTCCTCCAGTAGCCGTTGGCGACGAGCTTCACCTGGCGGTCGTCCAGGGTCGTCCCGCCGTTCTTCCAGGCTGCGCTCACACTCTGGCGGATCGACTTGAAGCGCAGGGGCTCGCTGATGGCGACTTTGAGCGTCGCCCACGCCCGCCTCGCGCCCGCGTCGTCGGCAGCAGCGGCGTCCGATCCTGACGTCCGGTTCGTCGCTCTGAACCGCGCGAGCTCGGCGATTGCATCAGCCGCAGCCTCTTTGTCGACGCGGATGCCCTTGAGCTGCTCGTGCCCGCCGAGGAGGCTGGTGTAGTCGTCGTCGAAGCTCAGCCTCGCCGCGAGGGTAAGGCCGTGGAGGTCGTCGCTGCGGCAGGCGTGCCAGGTTCCGCCCTGGTTGGCGAAGCGGGGGAAGCGCATGTTGTCTCCTCGCACTGCGAGGGTGATCGCGTCGGAGCCGCGTCCTTTCAGTTGGTTGTGGATCCAGCGTGCCGGCGGGCCGTCGGTTTCTTTGGGGAGGAGGACGCGCGAGTACAGTCGATTCTTGGCCGGGTTGAGGGGTGCTGCGTCGCTGCTACTGTAAGAAGTGAAAATCAAATAGAGATAGGGAGTAAGATTGGCAGTGCTGTTCAAATAAATGTAAGCAATAATACGGTTATTTAATACGAAAAATATGGAGGTTTTACTCGTCCGACACGCTAAACAGCACAGCcatcagcagcaccaccaccaccaccattgttgaAACaattggaagagacgatgtttgttTGAAACGATGAAGAAGAGTCATTGTTGTTTATTGCTTAAGTTTTCTCTTCCTAGACGAGTGCGCTAGCTGCCTTATAAGTCCAGGGAGCAAAATTGTGTGGTGAATATTGAGGGCAGGTGGTTCATGCCTACTATATGCTCAATCCAGTGACGGATGCATTCAAGTGGCATGGTACTAGCTAGTATAGGCTGCTCAAGTTCTACTGCTACTGACCTGAGTTGCAGATCATGCCAATGGTAAGTTACATGTCATGCTTTTGCGTTCTGATGACGGGAGAGAGAGGGTGCTGTGAGGGACACTAGTGGGGGTCGGCTGTACTTTAATTCTTGCTTATACACTAGTGTGACAAACCCACTAATGGCTACGCACCAAATAGTCAGGAATTCATCGATACAAAGTTCGGAGAGGGAGGAGAAGCAAATACAGGCTCTTCCCGTGTTCGACTATTACAAGTCATCGACAATATGGTCATCTATTGTTCTCGCTCTAGTGATGGGCCCCTTGATGTTGGATTTTATACTTGTACTCCTTCGTGCGGGTTGGGGCGTGACATTCTCCCCCTCATGAGAAGATGCTTGACCCCAAGCAACAATATTGGGAAATTCTTGCCAAAGCCTCTGTTCATTCTCCTAGGTTGTCGAGGAATTTGGCAATCCCGACCACTGAACCAGCACCAAATGAACAAAGGTTGTACCAGCAGCAGTTGTCTTAGTATGAAGTACGTGCAATGGTGTGGAGATGTCATCTAGCACCGATCGAGCACTATGAGGATAAGTTCGATTGCATGATGCATTCCCAGGTAATGTGCCTGCTTGAGAAGAGGTACGTGCACCACAAGGTGAACCTTGCTGCCAGTTGGTAACTGCAACCTGTAAGCTACCGCACCCACTTTTGCCAACACTTCGGTGCACCACAAGGTGAATCTTGCTGCTAGTTGGTAACTGCAACCTGTAAGCTACTGCACCCACTTTTGCCAGCACTTCATACGGATCAAAGTATTTGTAACTCAGCTTTTGATTTGATCTTATTCCTAGTGATGTCTGCACATAAGGTTGCGGTTTAAGATATAACTGATCACCCACACTGAGAACTGTTGCTCTACACGTTTCTTGTCGGCTTGAATTTTCATCCTCTTTTGCGCTCGAAGCAGGTTCTGTTGGATTAGCTTCTGCATATCATCCTTATCTTTGAACCAAGCTTGAAGATCAGGAACAACCATAGAATCTTGCATAGATAAATCTTGAATGCCAAAGTGTTCGGGTTTGTAACCATTATGCACTTCAAAAGGAGTTTTACCAATTCTTGAATGAAAGGTGGTGTTATACGACAAGTCAGCTAAGGACAACCATTTGGACCACTCCGTGGGAGCTGATTGAGCACCTGAGATAAGTTTCCATACACTGATTGGGCCTCTCTATTTGACCATCACTTTGAGGATGGTAACTTGAGCTCATGTTGAGAGTAGTGTCAGTCAACTTAAACAGACTCTGCCAGAACGCACTAGTAAACACTTTATCTCTCTCTCTCAGAGATGATGACCTTAGGTAATCCATGCAACTTATAGATGTGGTGAACATATGCTTGGGCTACTGTCTGTGTTGTATAAGGATGTGTTAGTGGGACAAAATGACCACATCTTGTAAATTTGTCTATGACAGCTAGAATAGAGTCATACTTTGATGATTTTTGTAATCCTTCAAAAAAGTCCAAACTAACAATTTCCCAAGCTTTATGTGAGATTGGCAATGGTTGAATCAGTCTTGGACTACCCACAAGTTCAATTTTGGCATCTTGGCATATTATGCACTCACTAACATAGGTTTTGATATCCTGTTTCATTTCGGACCAAGCAAATAGAGCTATGATTTTGTTGTATGTTGTTGTGAATCCACTATGACCACCAATTCCCCTATAATGTAGCCTCTTGATGATTACCTAGCCATATCATGTTGTTATACTTGATGACTCCATCATACAAAGTATAACCTTTGTCATTAGGACTTTGGTTACTCAGCTTTGTGAGTAGTTGCTTTGTTCTACGGTCTTGAGCATAGctttctgatacgtctcaaacgtatctataatttcttatgttccatgctacttttatgatgatactcacatgttttatacatactttacatcatttatatgcattttccggcactaacctattgacgagatgccgaagagccagttgttgttttctgctgtttttggtttcagaaatcctacaaaggaaatattctcggaattggacgaaatcaacgcccagggtcttatttttccacgaagctttcagaagaccgaaagggatacgaagtggggcgacgaggcgccgccaccatagggccgcacggccagaggggggcccgcgccgccctatggtgtgggcccctcgaaagCCCCCCGacgctacccttccgcctacttatagccttcgtcgcgaaaacccctgtaccgagagccacgatacggaaaaccttccagagacgccgccgccgccaatcccatctcgggggattcaggagatcacctccggtaccctgccggagaggggaatcatctcccggaggactctacatcaccatgatcgcctccggactgatgtgtgagtagttcacccctggactatgggtccatagcagtagctagatggttgtcttctcctcttgtgctatcatgttaggtcttgtgagctgcctatcatgatcaagatcatatatttgtaatgctacatgttgtgtttgttgggatccgatgaatatggaatactatgtcaagttgattatcaatctatcatatatgtgttgtttatgatcttgcatgctctccgttgctagtagaggctctggccaagttgatacttgtgactccaagagggagtatttatgctcgatagtgggttcatgcctccattaaatctgggacagtgacagaaagttctaaggttgtggatgtgttgttgccactagggataaaacatcgatgttttgtctaaggatatttgtgttgattacattacgcaccatacttaatgcaattgtctgttgtttgcaacttaatactggaaggggtgcggatgcttgatacgtccaaaacgtatctactttcccgaacacttttgctattgttttgcctctaatttgtgtattttggatgcaactaacacggactaacgctgttttcagcagaactgttctggtgtctcgtttttgtgcagaaatccaacaggaaaatcctcggaatttatgcgaaaggtcctatttttccagaagactggcggagccagaagggcaagccaggtggaggcccgagggccccacaccctagggcggcgcggcccaggaggggggcgcggggccctagtgtgtggccccctcggccggcctccgatgccctcctttggactacttaacgccttcgacctaaaaacgcacggggagaagtcgaagtcgccagaaacctcccagtacgccgccacgatcgcgaaactccatctcgggaccagaaactccgttctggcactccgccgggacggggaattggaggagatcatcgccgccatcaccaccgacgcctctccatcgaccagcaatgtttcccccatccatgtgtgagtaattcccccgctgtaggctgaaggggatggtagggattggatgagattggtcatgtaatagcataagattgttagggcatagtgcctagtgtccgtaattggtactttgatgatattgttgcaacttgttatgcttaatgcttgtcactagggcccgagtgccatgatctcagatctgaacatgttatcaattcatgatgatattcattgctttatgatcttacctgcaagttgtatacacatgtcgctgtccggaaccaaaggccccgaagtgacagaaatcaggacaaccggaggggatggctgtgatgtgaggatcacatgtgttcacggagtgttaatgctttgctccggtactctattaaaaggagtaccttaatttccagtagattccctagaggcccggctgccaccggctggtaggacaaaagatgttgtgcaagtttctcattgcgagcacgtacgactaaatatggaacacatgcctatggattgctttgtacttggacaccgttttattattatctgcaaatgccctgctttgattgttacatgagtttctctcatccatgcaacgcccgttcatccatccctgtgcctacagtattttaatcctgctgtttactataatcactactgctgtctttgttacactgctgctgatatttcaccactgctactgctataaaactgttactactgataaactcttgcgagcaagtctgtttccaggtgcagctgaattgacaactccgctgttaaggctttcaagtattctttgtctccccttgtgtcgaatcaataaattgggttttacttcccgcgaagactgttgcgatcccctatacttgtgggtcatcaagactattttctggcgccgttgccggggagcatagctttatttggaagttcacttggattgatattgttcgctgcaaattctccatcatgggtaaatctcgcgatcttaaagtcgccatattaccatccactacaagaaaaggtacaactctgagtacctctgctgctcttgattcaccatctgtgatgagTCAACTTGTCTCACCGCCgccagcttcacttgctggtacttctgctgaatctgaaaactcttataatattgataatgtttctgctgtgcttgatgatagtggttcattgggatcttttctagatgctacaattgctaggtctagacaaattgaaaatactgaaactcctaatactgctacacctgttagttcacctgagtctgttgattattctagtgatgatcctgatgaggattatgtggagcttaatgatgattttattgataaatgcaatgctattactgatgcaagaaaaattaaaaagttgctcacacaacatactgttagatataagctatcccctgatcctaaatttgccacatctcctataaacattaaggataaagattatgatttttctcttgatctatctcatatagctattgttgagaaaacacccttttgtggtactgaaaaagaaagtgctgtagaacacatgattgaactttcttctatgagtagcttgttttctgatgatatcaagatgcgtacttattttgttgctaaaatttttcctttctcattaaaggatgatgctaaaacttggtataataatttgcctcctggttctattaaaagtccaactgatttgcgtgatgttttctttcgaaactactttcctgctagtgctcaacatattgctttacagaaaatttatagatttgaccaggaagatggagagaaattgcctgaagcttgggcaagattttgttctcttatcagagctcgacctggacatgatctggaaaagaatgatttacttgatatattttatagtggactaaccattgagtctagagcatatttggatagttgtgctggttgtgttttcaggaaaagaactccagacgaagctgaagaattattggctaaaataggccagaatcatgatgattggtctacacctgaaccagctccaacaccgatattgaagaagagggttttattaaattaaatgatgaagatatgagggaagccaagaagtctcttaaggagaaaggtattaaatccgaagatgtgaaaaacttacctcccatagaagatttatgcgagacaattcccccttcatccatgattgaggtaaactcccttcaacgctttactagggaagatattccgtattcaaaacctcctgctcaatgcttagatgagtttgataattatattgttaagcaagaaaattttaatatgagagtagagaatcatctaatggaaaattctcaagctattagcaatttgcatgatattgtggagagaacctccaatgatgttaagatggttgttaaacattttcatatgattcaaactcaaattcatcaactcactaaagtgcaaaatgacttgttaaaaaataattctaaagaaaaacatgcttatgaagtaacaactagaggcggtgtttctacccaggatcctctatatcctgaagggcaccccaaaagagttgaacaagattctcaacgaactaaagaaattagtgcaccttcaaagaaaaagaagaagaaacataaaaatgttgtagaatcctctgaacctgttaatgatcctaatagtatttctatttctaatgctgaaactgaaagtggtaatgaacatgataataataatgataagaatgatgcttctgataaagaagaggttgaagatgaacctgaaaagcatgctaaaaataaaaagtatactaaagaagattttattgctaagaaacatggtaatgaaagagaaccgtgggttcaaaagcaaatgccatttcctgctaagaaactaaaatcaaaggaagaagaacactataataaattttgcgattggatgaaacatttattcttgcaaatccctttgactgatgctattaaattgcctccttattcaaagtatatgaaagatattgtcactaacaaaaggaaaattcctaatgaggagatttccactatgcttgctaattactctttcaatggcaaagttcc
It includes:
- the LOC127315233 gene encoding protein synthesis inhibitor II-like encodes the protein MVVVVVLLMAVLFSVSDDSSDAAPLNPAKNRLYSRVLLPKETDGPPARWIHNQLKGRGSDAITLAVRGDNMRFPRFANQGGTWHACRSDDLHGLTLAARLSFDDDYTSLLGGHEQLKGIRVDKEAAADAIAELARFRATNRTSGSDAAAADDAGARRAWATLKVAISEPLRFKSIRQSVSAAWKNGGTTLDDRQVKLVANGYWRTMSCALLIAAQNGGAWQSEEAVHLRSIGMFTKEDVLKEIDLIMWPKDCSEPITLGSRYFM